Proteins found in one Brachyspira murdochii DSM 12563 genomic segment:
- a CDS encoding DUF4234 domain-containing protein has protein sequence MYTKNSKKSLLAVSLLLLITCGIYMIYWVYTT, from the coding sequence ATTTATACAAAAAATTCAAAAAAATCATTATTAGCTGTAAGTTTACTATTATTAATAACATGCGGTATATATATGATATATTGGGTATATACTACCTAA